In the genome of Gloeocapsa sp. PCC 73106, the window GATCGCCTAGAAGTGATTATCTATAGACTAGGATTAACCCTAGCTGCATCTTGTTTTGTCTTGGGGACTATTAGTGTACTGTTATTTGGTTCCCACATTGTAGTACTGAACCTGTTAACCGTTTTATTTTTCCTATTCTGTGGGGGCTTGGGGATTAGCTTAGTTACCATTCATATCTATTTAGCCCCATTAAAACGTCTATTACAAATTTTTTGCTTGGTTGGTACTCTCTCTGGGTTGGTTTTATTGAGTGTAATCTCTGAACCCTTGGCCCTGTACGTGTATAATCACCCTATGACCCTGTGGGGTATTGGTTTTAGTTTTGCTGCTTTGACGGGTATTTATTTTAAAGAAGGGTTTTGCTTTCAGCGATTAGAAACCAAATTACTTACTCCCCTTGTGCCTATATTCCTGTTGGGACATATGTTTGGGATCTGGTCAGTAACTCTAGAAAAAGCATTACTCTTAACTTGGGCGATTTTATTCCTAATCTTTGCCATACGTAAACTCGTACAACCCATCCCCCCCGATATTGGCGATAAATCGGTTTTTACCTATCTCAAAACTCAGAGTATAAAATAGATGTGAAGCATTTATTCCTTAGCGATATGAACGTTCAAATTGAATTTCAAGCGACCACTCCACCCTTTCGTTGGGACGAGGCAGGTGGTATCCGCATCGGTCAGAGCCGCGTCACTCTCGATAGCCTGCTTGCATCGTACCATAATGGCTCTACGCCAGAAG includes:
- a CDS encoding DUF2301 domain-containing membrane protein, giving the protein MLQSEIYQGQFGEFIIERRDRLEVIIYRLGLTLAASCFVLGTISVLLFGSHIVVLNLLTVLFFLFCGGLGISLVTIHIYLAPLKRLLQIFCLVGTLSGLVLLSVISEPLALYVYNHPMTLWGIGFSFAALTGIYFKEGFCFQRLETKLLTPLVPIFLLGHMFGIWSVTLEKALLLTWAILFLIFAIRKLVQPIPPDIGDKSVFTYLKTQSIK